The Thermodesulfobacteriota bacterium genome contains the following window.
AATGCTCTCCCCCTCAATAAAACCCTACTTTATAGAATTAATCTAATATAATTATGATTATTTGTAATTCTATCTATTTTATTCTATAATGATTGAAATTTTTATATTAAGAAGAAAGAGGATGATTAATATGCGCCTTTTATTATCTCTTTGTTTTCTTATTTGCTTTACTGGTCTGACCTATGCTCAGCCAGTACCTTTTGAGTGTGATAATAGGTTTCATATGATTTTTGGTGAACAAGGCCAATCGCTAACATATGATTTAACTACAGATACATTTGTAATTGCACCTGAGCAGGCCAATAGAAGTATGAATGCAGCAGGGTATAGAGAAGTAGATAACCTTGGTTACGCTATTTTTTCAAACTCTAATGAACTAGCACAAATATCTGCAGACGGATCTGTCGTAAATCTTGGGCCAGTTAACGGTCTACCAGAAAATATATCTATTCCCGCAGGAAGCTTTGGCAATGATGGTTTGTTATATGTTTATAGAGGCGGAGTTCCTGATATTCAGAATACAATATTTGGAATTAACGTTGACACAAGACAAGTAGAAAGAGAGATTGATATTCAAGGCCCTAATTTTGTTGTAGCTGATATTGCATTAAATCCAAACGATGGTCTTTTTTATGGTGTTAGTGGAAATTACGAAGGGGTACCTGACACTGTCCTTTTTACAATAGATATTGAGAGCAGGACAACGCAAGTGATAGGACCAGTAATCGGACCAGTGGCATCGGCTGCAGCATTTGCTGATTCATCAGGAGTCATATACACGGCATCAACAAGAAACACTCAACCTTTTGCAGCATTTGATACAGAAACTGGCGAAGGTATAGTGCTTGGAAATGTGGCCGTAATGCCGGTAACTGTAGATGGTGGCGTAGATGGGTTTTTCTGTGCGGCAAGTCCAGGACCTGTGGCAACTTTCGTACCTACTCTTTCTGAGTGGGGTATGATTGCTATGGCAGGTATATTGGGGATTGTAGCTTTTATATATATTAGAAAAAGAAAGGCTGTAGTATAAAGCTTATAACATAGAACAAAGTATTCATTATAAGGAGCTTCGCAGATTATTTCTGATAAGCTCCTTTTTTATTGCTTTTCACCTAATGTTAGTTACCTTAAGACACCTATTAGCTGATATCTGCTTGGCGGTTGAGTTAAGCGCGATTATCTCTTAAACTAATTTCATGAGAAATAAAACAACAATTCTATATGTTGCTTTACTGGCAGTTTTGATAGGGTATGGCTGTAAGGATCAGCATCCTGTTGAGCCAAACGGACTATGGGAAAAGACTGTGAATAAAGAAATTATAGGAACATTAGAACTCGAAGAAAACTCCAAGTTCACTTTTACAGCAGTCGATAGTAAGCACACTGATAGCAAAGGTAGATACAGTTTGATTGAGGATGAAATTACATTTGAAGATGATACGTGCCAAAATCCTGGAACTTACCAATATATTATAGGAAAAGACGTGCTTACTTTTACACTAAAAGACGATACTTGTGAGCAAAGAGCACAAGTGATAACCGGAACTTGGACACTTAAATAAAGTATCTTTATCTATCCAAATTATCCCCAAATTTATCTGAAACTAAATGAAGTTTCTATCATCATATATAGATATATAGATTATTTTATAGAATGGAGACTTTAAATATAATTTATCACTAGTAGTTTCCAACTAATTAGGATAGAATACATACCATCTTACAGAGATTTAAAAAATTTGAAAAATAAACATATTCAAATGGAGAATGGCCTGGATGAGATTTAAGGATAAAACAGTAATAATAACAGGCGGCGGAACAGGCATAGGAAGAGAAACAGCCCTACTCTTTGCACAAGAATCAGCAAATGTTGTAATAGTTGGAAGAAGAAGCGAAAAACTTGAAGAGGTTCAGCAAGAATCCAAAAAGTTTGGACCGGAGCTTGACTATATTGCCGGTGATATATCTATTGAAGAGACATGCAAAACAGTTGTTGATTATGTAATAGAGAAATATGGGCATATCAATATACTAATTAACAATGCCGGCATTTTACACCCGGGCACTACCCATGAAATATCTAGTGAGCACTGGGATGATACTTTTAGGATCAACGTTAAAGGCCTTTGGCTTATGTCAAAGTATGTAATACCGCAGATGGCGGATCAACGACATGGAGTAATTATAAACACTTCATCCATAATTGGCATAAAAGGTTTTGTTGGAGTAGCTGCTTATGCAGCATCTAAAGGTGCAGTAGCTCAACTAACTAAATGTATGGCGCTTGAATATGCCAAGAAAGGAATAAGGGTAAATGCAATCTGCCCAGGATTTGTGGATACACCTCTTGTTACTGAGGGATACTTGAAAAGGGCTCAAGATAAAGAGTCTGCAGTCAATTATATGAATTCTCTACATCCGGTAGGAAAAATTGCTACACCAAGAGAAGTAGC
Protein-coding sequences here:
- a CDS encoding IPTL-CTERM sorting domain-containing protein, encoding MRLLLSLCFLICFTGLTYAQPVPFECDNRFHMIFGEQGQSLTYDLTTDTFVIAPEQANRSMNAAGYREVDNLGYAIFSNSNELAQISADGSVVNLGPVNGLPENISIPAGSFGNDGLLYVYRGGVPDIQNTIFGINVDTRQVEREIDIQGPNFVVADIALNPNDGLFYGVSGNYEGVPDTVLFTIDIESRTTQVIGPVIGPVASAAAFADSSGVIYTASTRNTQPFAAFDTETGEGIVLGNVAVMPVTVDGGVDGFFCAASPGPVATFVPTLSEWGMIAMAGILGIVAFIYIRKRKAVV
- a CDS encoding SDR family oxidoreductase, which encodes MRFKDKTVIITGGGTGIGRETALLFAQESANVVIVGRRSEKLEEVQQESKKFGPELDYIAGDISIEETCKTVVDYVIEKYGHINILINNAGILHPGTTHEISSEHWDDTFRINVKGLWLMSKYVIPQMADQRHGVIINTSSIIGIKGFVGVAAYAASKGAVAQLTKCMALEYAKKGIRVNAICPGFVDTPLVTEGYLKRAQDKESAVNYMNSLHPVGKIATPREVAYAILFLCDDTSGFITGHLMPIDGGWNAR